CTGCCATCTTACTTCGAGAACCGCTTTCATGATACCAGTCGTATCCTGCGCGTGGTGAGTGCGTTCTTTATCCTGATGTTCTTCCTGTTCTACACCAGCTCAGGTCTGGTTGCCGGTGGAAAACTGTTTGAAACCGTGTTTGGCCTTGATTACACCGTCGCGGTGATCGTAGGTACCATCGCCGTTGTTTCTTACACCTTCTTCGGTGGCTTCCTGACGGTAACCTGGACGGATGTTATTCAGGGTCTGCTGATGTTCGCCGCATTGCTGCTGGTTCCGATCATGGCTATCAATGCGGACGGAGGCTGGTCTGCGACCACAGTCGCAATGGAGGCAAAGAACCCTGAGTTCCTTGATGCTTTCACCGGTACCGACGGCAAAGCTCTGGGTATCCTGTCCATTCTCTCCCTTCTTGGCTGGGGTCTGGGTTACTTCGGTCAGCCGCATATCCTGGCACGTTTCAAGGCCATTCGCAGCGAAGACGACGTTCCGGCGGCCCGCCGCATCGCGGTGATCTGGAGCGGCCTGGGTCTGCTTGGCGCCCTTCTGTGTGGCTTTGCAGCGATCGGTTACTTTGATACGCCTCTGGATGATGGCGAGCGTGCCTTCATGCTCCTGGTTGATGCACTGTTCCATCCGGTTATTGCTGGTATCCTGCTCGCGGCCATTCTTGCTGCCATCATGAGTACCGCCGATTCACAGCTGCTCGTGTCTTCCTCTGCGCTGGCCGAAGACTTCTACAAGGCGCTCTTCCGCAAGGAAGCGTCCCAGGAAGAACTCGTCTGGGTTGGTCGGTTTGCGGTTGTTGGTATCGCGGTTATTGCCTGTATCCTGGGTTTGAA
This Marinobacter salinus DNA region includes the following protein-coding sequences:
- the putP gene encoding sodium/proline symporter PutP; amino-acid sequence: MIGNSVGISITFLAYILLMLGIGYVAWKRTSNLSDYILGGRSLGPLPSAISAGASDMSGWLLLGLPGYAYAAGYEAIWIAVGLLAGTWLNWLFVASRLRTYSLAAGDSLTLPSYFENRFHDTSRILRVVSAFFILMFFLFYTSSGLVAGGKLFETVFGLDYTVAVIVGTIAVVSYTFFGGFLTVTWTDVIQGLLMFAALLLVPIMAINADGGWSATTVAMEAKNPEFLDAFTGTDGKALGILSILSLLGWGLGYFGQPHILARFKAIRSEDDVPAARRIAVIWSGLGLLGALLCGFAAIGYFDTPLDDGERAFMLLVDALFHPVIAGILLAAILAAIMSTADSQLLVSSSALAEDFYKALFRKEASQEELVWVGRFAVVGIAVIACILGLNPDSKVLELVSYAWAGFGAAFGPALILSLFWREMTRNGAIAGIIVGGVTVVVWGNMSGGLLDLYEIIPGFIFATIAIVLVSKFGDAPHAKILEGFDKAIKARYHNLP